In one window of Gossypium hirsutum isolate 1008001.06 chromosome A01, Gossypium_hirsutum_v2.1, whole genome shotgun sequence DNA:
- the LOC107916862 gene encoding protein SAWADEE HOMEODOMAIN HOMOLOG 2, whose protein sequence is MGRPPSNGGPAFRFTQTEVADMETVLQEHHNQMPAREILESLAEKFSESTERKGRTIVQFKQVWNWFQNRRYAIRAKSSKVPGKLNVTSMPRDDSNPVRNVLQPVAAPMPPPMAAPMSTAMPATTVPVATRHMSESFMEFEAKSSRDGACYDVATFLAHRYMETGDPEVQVRFAGFGPEEDEWVKVRKHLRQRSLPCEASECVAVLPGDLILCFQEGKDQALYFDAHVLDAQRRRHDVRGCRCRFLVRYDHDQSEEIVPLRKVCRRPETDYRLQQLHASSNTEQKPSTNPPTATTPTETMQKQQNRDVSRTPAPVGVSHANVFSIAAQTANPESKNAAFTTTIATSTPAQNMQE, encoded by the exons ATGGGTCGGCCCCCTAGTAATGGTGGCCCTGCCTTCCGTTTCACCCAAACTGAG GTTGCAGATATGGAGACTGTTCTCCAAGAGCACCATAATCAAATGCCAGCTCGGGAAATCCTTGAAAGTCTGGCAGAGAAGTTCAG TGAATCAACAGAACGGAAAGGGAGGACTATTGTGCAGTTTAAGCAA GTATGGAATTGGTTCCAAAATAGGCGCTATGCAATTAGGGCAAAATCAAGTAAGGTTCCTGGGAAGTTAAATGTTACATCTATGCCTCGGGATGATTCAAATCCTGTGAGAAATGTACTTCAACCTGTTGCTGCTCCCATGCCTCCCCCTATGGCTGCTCCAATGTCCACTGCTATGCCAGCCACTACAG TTCCTGTTGCCACAAGGCATATGTCAGAATCTTTCATGGAGTTTGAAGCTAAATCTTCAAGGGATGGTGCATG CTATGATGTTGCAACCTTTTTGGCCCATAGATATATGGAAACAGGTGATCCG GAAGTACAGGTTCGTTTTGCTGGCTTTGGACCTGAGGAGGATGAGTGGGTTAAAGTTCGCAAGCATCTCAGGCAACGGTCCCTCCCATGTGAAGCATCCGAGTGTGTTGCAGTTCTTCCAGGGGACCTTATTCTTTGTTTTCAG GAAGGTAAAGATCAGGCCCTTTACTTTGATGCTCACGTCCTTGATGCGCAAAGGCGGAGGCATGATGTAAGAGGTTGTCGTTGTAGATTTTTGGTGCGATATGATCATGATCAATCTGAg GAAATTGTACCTTTGAGGAAGGTTTGCCGTAGGCCTGAAACCGATTATAGGCTGCAGCAACTGCATGCCTCAAGTAACACAGAGCAGAAACCTAGCACGAATCCTCCAACAGCCACCACTCCTACCGAAACGATGCAGAAGCAGCAGAATCGAGATGTATCGAGGACACCAGCCCCAGTAGGAGTTTCCCATGCTAATGTTTTTTCCATAGCTGCACAAACTGCTAATCCTGAATCTAAAAATGCTGCATTCACCACAACCATTGCTACCAGTACCCCTGCTCAAAACATGCAGGAATGA